A genomic region of Notamacropus eugenii isolate mMacEug1 chromosome 3, mMacEug1.pri_v2, whole genome shotgun sequence contains the following coding sequences:
- the LOC140531427 gene encoding olfactory receptor 10P22-like: MDDANGTAVTEFILLGFSYLGTYQSALFWGVLFVYLVTLLGNSLIITVTLLDPALSTPMYFFLRHLSMIEILYTTTIVPRMLIDLFSSHPAMSPASCFTQMYFFILFGIAECCLLTAMAYDRYAAICRPLHYAMLMNWQVCVGMVGASYLMGIITTTTHSLFIFTLPFQGTNHVHHFLCDNLALLSLTSGDTFRGEVANLVLTLLFIMTPFALILFSYVRILITILGVASAQGRQKVFSTCSSHLLVVTLFFGSATIAYMQPGASATQDKDQTLSLFYTVVTPKLNPFIYTLRNKEVMGALRRKVTKHL, encoded by the coding sequence ATGGATGATGCTAACGGGACAGCAGTGACTGAGTTTATTTTGTTGGGATTCTCATATTTGGGGACCTACCAGAGTGCCCTGTTTTGGGGAGTGCTCTTTGTCTACCTGGTCACCTTGCTGGGAAACTCCCTGATCATCACCGTTACCCTGCTGGACCCAGCCCTGAGTACtcccatgtattttttccttcgACATCTCTCTATGATAGAGATCCTCTACACTACAACTATTGTGCCTAGGATGCTGATTGATCTCTTCTCCTCACATCCTGCCATGTCTCCTGCCAGCTGCTTCACTCAGATGTACTTTTTTATCCTCTTTGGCATTGCTGAATGCTGCCTGCTCACTGCCATGGCCTATGACCGTTATGCTGCCATTTGTCGGCCCCTGCATTATGCCATGTTGATGAATTGGCAGGTATGTGTGGGTATGGTGGGTGCTTCCTATCTGATGGGCATTATAACAACCACCACCCACTCCTTATTCATCTTTACCTTGCCCTTTCAAGGCACCAACCATGTTCACCACTTTCTATGTGACAATTTGGCTCTTTTGAGTCTGACAAGTGGAGACACATTCAGGGGGGAGGTTGCAAATCTTGTTCTCACCCTCCTCTTTATCATGACTCCCTTTGCTCTGATCCTGTTTTCCTATGTTCGAATTCTCATTACCATCCTTGGAGTAGCCTCTGCTCAGGGCCGCCAAAAAGTCTTCTCTACCTGCTCTTCCCACTTACTGGTTGTTACACTCTTCTTTGGGAGTGCCACTATTGCCTATATGCAACCGGGAGCCAGTGCTACGCAGGACAAGGACCAAACCCTCTCCCTTTTCTACACAGTTGTAACCCCCAAGCTCAACCCTTTTATCTATACCCTGAGGAACAAGGAGGTGATGGGAGCCTTGAGGCGCAAGGTAACAAAACATCTTTGA